A stretch of the Microcoleus sp. bin38.metabat.b11b12b14.051 genome encodes the following:
- a CDS encoding glycosyltransferase family 2 protein, which translates to MSNASDPNHPYPLLVVIVNYRTASLTIDCLRSLVSEVQSVPGTQVVVGDNASGDNSTAEIPAAIASSGWSEWASFVPLERNGGFAYGNNALIRPALQSSNPPPYVLLLNPDTVVRPGALKALVDFMDAHPDAGIAGSRLEDPDGTPQQSAFRFHTLASEFDFGWRLGFVSKLLARWAVAPPVPQETCQTDWVAGASAIVRREVFEAVGLLDEVYFMYYEEMDFCLQANRAGWSCWYVPESRVVHLVGQSSGVNNFQPRTKRLPQYWYDSRRRYFVKNYGWLYTALADLFWASGFVFWRMRRVVQRKPDTDPPKMLSDFMSNSVFFKGG; encoded by the coding sequence ATGTCCAATGCCAGCGATCCCAATCACCCGTATCCACTGCTGGTTGTCATTGTTAACTACCGAACCGCTAGTTTGACAATTGACTGCTTGCGCTCTCTAGTTAGCGAAGTGCAATCCGTCCCCGGTACGCAGGTTGTAGTTGGCGACAACGCATCAGGCGACAACTCTACCGCAGAAATACCAGCCGCCATAGCATCATCCGGCTGGAGCGAATGGGCATCCTTCGTTCCCCTAGAGCGCAACGGCGGATTTGCCTACGGGAACAACGCCCTGATCCGTCCCGCCCTGCAATCGAGCAATCCCCCCCCTTACGTCCTGCTGCTCAACCCAGACACGGTAGTTCGCCCCGGAGCTCTCAAAGCACTGGTGGATTTCATGGACGCTCATCCCGACGCAGGGATTGCCGGCAGCCGCTTGGAAGATCCTGACGGTACTCCCCAGCAGTCAGCCTTTCGGTTTCACACCCTAGCCAGCGAGTTCGATTTCGGCTGGCGGCTCGGCTTCGTATCAAAACTGCTAGCAAGGTGGGCAGTAGCCCCTCCCGTCCCCCAAGAAACCTGCCAAACAGACTGGGTAGCCGGAGCTTCCGCGATCGTCCGCCGCGAAGTATTTGAAGCAGTTGGGCTGCTAGATGAAGTATATTTCATGTATTACGAAGAAATGGACTTTTGCCTGCAAGCTAACAGAGCAGGCTGGAGTTGCTGGTACGTACCAGAAAGCCGAGTCGTACACCTCGTCGGGCAAAGTTCCGGCGTCAATAACTTTCAACCTCGGACTAAGCGACTGCCTCAATACTGGTACGATTCCCGGCGCCGGTACTTTGTCAAAAATTACGGTTGGTTGTACACAGCATTAGCCGATTTATTTTGGGCTTCCGGCTTTGTTTTTTGGAGGATGCGCCGGGTTGTTCAGCGCAAGCCGGACACAGATCCGCCGAAGATGCTCAGCGATTTCATGTCCAACAGCGTCTTTTTCAAAGGAGGCTAA
- a CDS encoding serine O-acetyltransferase, whose protein sequence is MVAQPELTETATQTETPELGLWQQIKEDWIAHGRDWTKPGFRAVAVQRFGVWRMQVEPKLLRAPLSILYRSLYRKIRNTYGIDLPYTVKLGRRVIVEHQGAIVIHGYCVIGDDCIIRQGVTLGNRYLDRPLEAPKLGTRVNVGAGAKLLGGISLGDGASIGANAVVLSDVPAGQTAVGIPAKILKSTK, encoded by the coding sequence ATGGTAGCGCAGCCGGAACTCACAGAAACTGCAACTCAAACAGAAACCCCAGAATTGGGACTTTGGCAACAAATAAAAGAAGACTGGATCGCTCACGGACGCGACTGGACAAAACCGGGATTTCGTGCTGTAGCCGTTCAAAGGTTCGGCGTCTGGAGAATGCAGGTAGAACCAAAACTGCTGCGGGCTCCATTGAGCATTCTGTATCGATCGCTCTACCGCAAAATCCGCAATACTTACGGGATAGACTTGCCCTACACCGTGAAACTCGGCCGCCGGGTAATCGTAGAACATCAAGGGGCGATCGTGATTCACGGTTACTGTGTGATTGGCGACGACTGTATCATCCGCCAAGGTGTAACTTTAGGAAATCGCTACTTGGATCGCCCCTTAGAAGCCCCCAAATTGGGAACGCGAGTCAATGTCGGCGCAGGTGCTAAACTTCTCGGCGGCATCAGTTTGGGAGACGGCGCCAGCATTGGCGCCAACGCTGTCGTGTTGTCAGACGTGCCGGCGGGTCAAACAGCAGTCGGCATCCCCGCCAAGATTCTCAAATCTACCAAATAA
- a CDS encoding glycosyltransferase family 61 protein, producing the protein MVLRSNATNMAKNIYNLLGASVLCTDKDIDGKLILASKNSMYSYDGWYTNLFGELDFEGWNHQTPERIFISRKGDRSLINESEVEQFLQAYGFRKYYFEDIPISEQWSVATNAKIIVGVQGAAMSHLVLNRYQVKVIELFHPGYVVDIYRNIVGAVGGNWCAVSGQITQDVIAELDFKQQARKFAATPTRIDINSLQMALKYLQISATQSNHSVPN; encoded by the coding sequence GTGGTATTGCGATCGAATGCTACCAACATGGCAAAAAATATCTACAACCTCCTCGGAGCGTCAGTGCTGTGCACGGACAAAGATATTGACGGCAAGCTGATATTAGCCAGCAAAAACTCTATGTACTCTTATGACGGGTGGTACACTAATTTATTTGGGGAATTGGATTTTGAAGGGTGGAACCACCAAACTCCAGAAAGAATCTTTATTTCTCGCAAAGGAGACAGAAGTTTAATCAATGAAAGCGAAGTAGAACAATTTTTGCAAGCATACGGATTTCGGAAATATTACTTTGAAGATATCCCGATTAGCGAACAGTGGTCGGTAGCAACAAATGCTAAAATTATAGTGGGAGTGCAGGGGGCAGCTATGTCCCATTTGGTTTTAAACCGTTACCAAGTTAAGGTGATAGAATTGTTTCATCCGGGGTACGTAGTCGATATTTACCGAAATATTGTCGGAGCTGTGGGCGGAAATTGGTGTGCCGTTAGCGGTCAAATTACACAAGATGTAATCGCAGAACTAGACTTTAAACAACAAGCTAGAAAGTTTGCCGCCACTCCCACCCGCATCGACATAAATTCCCTCCAGATGGCATTAAAATATTTGCAGATAAGTGCCACACAGTCAAATCACTCTGTTCCAAACTAA
- a CDS encoding histone deacetylase has protein sequence MDLPIIYHEDYVAPLPPDHRFPMAKFRMLYQMLLADGVADRSQFHAPELFGPESIQLVHDDNYIQAYCNGTLDAKAQRRIGLPWSPALVNRTCTAVAGTVLTAKLALEYGLACNTAGGTHHAFPNYGSGFCIFNDLAIACRVLQKIGLVRKVLIVDLDVHQGDGTAVIFQDDSSIFTFSMHCEVNFPGTKQKSDLDVPLPIGMEDDEYLQTLAKHLPDLLSDVKPDLVLYDAGVDPHQADKLGKLALTDTGLFRREMQVLSTCLAGGYPVACVIGGGYSDDAKGLVYRHSLLHRAASQTYRQYRL, from the coding sequence ATGGACTTACCAATTATCTACCACGAAGATTACGTTGCACCCTTGCCCCCGGATCACCGCTTCCCGATGGCAAAGTTCCGGATGCTTTACCAGATGCTGCTCGCGGATGGGGTAGCAGATCGATCGCAATTTCACGCTCCGGAACTTTTTGGGCCAGAATCGATTCAGTTAGTCCACGATGATAATTACATTCAAGCTTACTGCAACGGAACGCTTGATGCCAAAGCTCAGCGACGAATCGGGCTGCCTTGGAGTCCAGCCTTGGTCAACCGCACTTGCACTGCGGTTGCAGGGACGGTACTAACTGCCAAGCTTGCTTTAGAATACGGTTTAGCTTGCAATACTGCGGGTGGAACTCATCATGCTTTCCCCAATTATGGGTCTGGTTTTTGTATTTTCAACGATTTGGCGATCGCCTGTCGCGTCTTGCAAAAAATTGGTTTAGTTCGCAAAGTTTTAATTGTCGATTTAGACGTGCACCAAGGAGATGGAACCGCCGTAATTTTCCAAGATGACAGCAGCATTTTTACTTTCTCGATGCACTGCGAGGTGAATTTTCCTGGTACTAAACAAAAGAGCGATCTAGATGTACCTTTGCCGATCGGTATGGAGGACGATGAATATTTACAAACTTTGGCTAAACACTTACCAGATTTACTCTCGGATGTCAAGCCAGATTTAGTATTGTACGATGCCGGAGTAGACCCTCATCAGGCCGACAAGCTGGGAAAATTAGCTTTAACTGATACGGGATTATTTCGCCGGGAAATGCAAGTTTTATCTACTTGTTTGGCTGGTGGCTATCCCGTTGCCTGCGTCATTGGTGGCGGCTATTCCGATGACGCCAAGGGCTTAGTTTATCGACATTCGCTACTGCACCGAGCCGCAAGTCAGACCTACAGACAATATCGACTTTGA
- a CDS encoding glycosyltransferase, producing the protein MTSTSLNIREIGAIEQPLMPIEQRYLLVLNIKSSCDSKGSRYLDPLWAKDLIEHFKYLKNFTLASPAEPEAPPKNTINVDREPSFAGAKFVDLPSPNSYGKAILLLPATIAKLWGAIASSDIVHSGIAGWPIPMAWLVTPIVLIQRKPYLLVVESAPWRLQPGSAASIKAKIVAAISETLNRWCVNSADLTIFTQSQYQQSLLTKRHKPSHIINASWIDEGNIISDGEAAQIWQEKLSASPKQLKILFAGRLHPHKGVLVLLEAMKILDAQNIAVKLDILGEGELLSNCQAASKELQKSAQIEVLGTLPYGREFLGRLQQYHAVVVPSISDEQPRVVYDAYSQAVPVLANNTAGLRDCIENGVTGSIANCDNPAALANLLKQSGENLNLLQNMGMAALNKARSLTHQEMHQQRWQLLLNMLERSPK; encoded by the coding sequence ATGACATCCACCTCCTTAAATATCAGAGAAATTGGGGCCATAGAACAACCTTTAATGCCGATCGAGCAGCGCTACTTGCTCGTCCTCAACATCAAATCCTCCTGCGACTCCAAGGGCAGCAGGTATCTCGATCCATTGTGGGCAAAAGACTTAATCGAACACTTCAAATATTTGAAAAATTTCACGCTAGCATCTCCAGCCGAACCAGAAGCACCGCCAAAAAACACAATCAACGTGGATCGAGAACCATCATTTGCCGGTGCTAAATTTGTTGATCTTCCCTCGCCAAATAGCTACGGCAAGGCAATATTGCTGCTGCCGGCGACGATTGCCAAACTTTGGGGCGCGATCGCCTCTTCAGATATCGTACACAGCGGCATAGCAGGCTGGCCGATTCCCATGGCGTGGCTAGTGACGCCCATAGTCCTGATCCAGCGCAAACCATATCTGCTGGTAGTCGAGTCCGCCCCTTGGCGCCTGCAACCGGGCAGCGCTGCTAGCATTAAAGCCAAAATTGTCGCTGCCATATCCGAAACATTAAATCGCTGGTGCGTCAACAGCGCCGACTTGACAATTTTTACACAGTCACAATACCAGCAGAGTTTATTAACCAAACGGCACAAACCAAGTCACATAATTAATGCTTCGTGGATCGACGAAGGAAATATTATTTCCGACGGCGAGGCTGCCCAAATATGGCAGGAAAAACTTTCGGCCTCCCCCAAGCAACTAAAAATATTATTTGCTGGCAGATTGCATCCACATAAAGGCGTATTAGTTCTGCTAGAAGCAATGAAAATCTTGGACGCCCAAAACATTGCCGTCAAGCTCGACATCCTCGGCGAAGGCGAACTGCTTAGCAACTGCCAAGCAGCCAGCAAGGAGCTGCAAAAATCCGCACAGATCGAAGTTTTGGGAACCCTTCCTTACGGGAGAGAATTCTTGGGGCGATTGCAACAATATCATGCTGTGGTGGTTCCCAGCATCTCAGACGAACAGCCCAGAGTCGTATACGATGCTTATTCCCAAGCCGTACCGGTATTGGCAAACAATACAGCCGGACTCCGCGACTGCATCGAAAACGGCGTCACAGGCTCGATCGCCAATTGCGACAACCCCGCTGCGCTCGCAAACTTGCTCAAACAGTCGGGAGAAAACTTGAATTTACTGCAAAATATGGGCATGGCAGCTCTGAACAAGGCTCGCAGCCTCACTCACCAAGAAATGCACCAGCAGCGGTGGCAGCTTTTGTTAAATATGTTGGAGCGATCGCCAAAGTAG
- a CDS encoding glycosyltransferase family 2 protein, with protein sequence MKQIGLVAIGRNEGDRLGACLRSAIVQVALVVYVDSGSTDGSLELARSLGADTVELDLSIPFTAARARNEGFARLRQLEPDIEFVQFVDGDCEIVGGWLQTAQQELAARPELAAVCGRRREKFPEATAYNRLCDMEWDTPVGDAKACGGDSMMRTSAFEQVGGFNPTLIAGEEPELCVRLRQNGWKIERLDAEMTLHDAQMTRFDQWWKRSQRAGHAYAEGSWLHGNTPERHWVKDTISIWFWGGVLPVIALSTAWFTQGWSLWLLAGYPVLTYRIYRRMQQQNLPAKDAALYATSCAIGRFPQLQGQIQFHQRRLLGQRSSLIEYKTSKPVNSAR encoded by the coding sequence TTGAAACAAATTGGATTAGTTGCGATCGGGCGGAATGAAGGCGATCGCCTTGGAGCGTGTTTGCGGTCAGCGATCGTCCAAGTAGCTCTGGTGGTTTATGTTGATTCCGGCTCAACTGACGGCAGTTTGGAATTAGCCCGGTCTCTAGGAGCCGATACAGTAGAACTAGACCTATCTATCCCATTTACCGCAGCACGCGCCCGAAATGAAGGATTTGCCCGCCTGCGGCAATTAGAGCCCGACATCGAATTTGTTCAATTCGTAGATGGCGACTGCGAAATAGTTGGTGGCTGGCTGCAAACAGCCCAGCAAGAACTCGCCGCCCGACCAGAATTAGCCGCAGTCTGCGGGCGCCGGCGCGAAAAATTCCCCGAAGCCACAGCATACAACCGACTGTGCGACATGGAGTGGGACACACCAGTTGGTGACGCCAAAGCCTGCGGGGGCGACTCCATGATGCGGACATCGGCATTCGAGCAAGTCGGCGGTTTCAACCCCACACTGATCGCCGGCGAAGAACCGGAACTGTGCGTGCGGCTGCGCCAAAACGGCTGGAAAATCGAGCGTTTGGATGCAGAAATGACCCTGCACGACGCCCAAATGACTCGTTTTGACCAGTGGTGGAAGCGCTCTCAAAGAGCAGGTCACGCCTACGCCGAAGGTTCCTGGTTGCACGGAAACACCCCAGAGCGCCACTGGGTGAAGGACACCATCAGTATTTGGTTCTGGGGAGGCGTTTTGCCGGTGATAGCATTAAGTACGGCGTGGTTCACACAAGGGTGGAGCCTCTGGTTGCTGGCCGGTTATCCGGTACTTACTTACCGAATTTACCGCCGGATGCAGCAGCAGAATTTGCCAGCCAAGGATGCTGCACTTTATGCTACATCTTGCGCGATCGGCAGATTTCCTCAGTTGCAAGGTCAGATTCAGTTTCACCAGCGCCGGTTGCTGGGACAGCGCAGCAGCTTGATCGAATATAAAACATCAAAGCCTGTGAATTCGGCGAGGTAG
- a CDS encoding response regulator: MAINKESIQILIIDDQPNNLRFISNILTKEGYKVQRAISGEMALNARFAVLPDLILLDIAMPKMNGYEVCERLKANEITCEIPVIFLSIFSDTFYKVKAFEVGGVDYIAKPFQVEEFLVRIESQLTIQQLSKQLKQQNAQLQREVEFRKQTEQALRESKARLQKLAVNIPGVLYQFVKNSEENFKFEYISYACREIYELDSEKILKDPGICFDQNYYDDRECLENKIAVSARTLEPFAFEWRIITPSGKMKWLQSNSRPEMRDNGDIVWYGVLFDISDRKQAEIETAVAKTALERQAQRELLIAKITQQIRSSLQPEQIFEIAATQIGQAFCANRCLIHTYVTSPQVDIPLAAEYLEPECESIRHVPIPIWGNPHVVQMMIQDRAIASNNVYSEPLLQAVQPICHRVGLKSMLAIRTSYQGKANGAICLHQCDRYREWTKDEIDLLEAVGAQVGIAIAQAKLIDREKKRLQQLDRQNKQLQAEIRTRIRAEEALQESEAELRAIFAAMTDIVLVRNADGRCIKIAPTAATNLVKPQREMINTTAHEVLPEPVADLLLNAIQQVLKTKQSINVEYSYRLAEREVWLDAKVSVLSAESVIIVARDISDRKLAESALRESQHFIQAIADSNPNLLYVYDLIEQRNVYSNRQIAVMLGYTAQEIQDMGTAMMSTLLNPDDWPQFQESVQKVERAKDGDVIQCKYRMKHKNGEWRWMQSWDTVFLRTPDGKPKQLLGTANDITDSKLAQEKLLASQQRISFLLQQTPIAVIELNLNLEIITWNPAAEAIFGYSEPEAIGGIAPDLIVPKSYRSSASKIFNQGLRDKSSGISQNLTKDGRIIICEWYNTQLIDENGKAIGTASMAVDITERKQAETELQESALRQRAIARIIERMRQTLDIRDIFHATTLELRQTMKCDRVALYRFNPDWSGEFVAESVNSNWVSFMQEQQIESNFTEDALEAENCLGKKFDNTSQEVRDTYLEETQGGAYSRGKNYLCVPDIYKQGFDTCYIQLLERFQAKAYITVPIFCGETLWGLLASYQNSAPRQWSEAEINVAVHVGTQLGVALQQAELLTRTQRQSMELLKSKENAEVANRAKSQFLASMSHELRTPLNAILGFSQVMARNSSITEEQKEYIEIINRSGEHLLELINDVLSMSKIEAGQISIHESRFNLYNLLHSLIEMLQLKANSKGLYLIFENIGELPQYIETDEAKLRQVLINLLGNAIKFTKHGTVTLRVSSQAENKAESPNKSQLHFEIADTGPGISPSEIPTLFKPFVQTETGRRSMQGTGLGLPISQQFVCIMGGDIAVESELGKGTTFTFNIQVNLVTESDEQEKSAPKQVIALEAGQQTYRILIVEDVAENRQLLLQILSPLGFEVREATNGEEGIALQSTWKPHLILMDMLMPVMDGYEATRQIKQTPEGKETIILALTASAFEEQRHIILSAGCDDLICKPFREEVLFEKIAHHLNLRYIYEEENSSTSGSAQTVLKNLTTEDLSVMPTDWVVDLYRAALCVDDNRILGLIEQIPETEANLAKVLTDLVNNFRIDIIIDLTQLYYDERPSITRDS, translated from the coding sequence ATGGCTATCAACAAAGAAAGTATTCAGATTTTGATTATTGATGACCAGCCTAACAACCTGCGGTTTATATCAAATATATTGACAAAAGAGGGGTATAAAGTTCAGCGGGCAATTTCGGGTGAAATGGCGTTAAATGCTAGATTTGCTGTGCTGCCAGACTTGATTTTGTTAGATATTGCTATGCCCAAAATGAATGGATACGAAGTCTGCGAAAGACTGAAAGCTAACGAAATTACTTGCGAAATCCCGGTTATTTTTTTAAGTATTTTTAGTGATACGTTTTACAAAGTTAAAGCTTTTGAAGTCGGCGGTGTTGATTACATTGCTAAGCCTTTTCAAGTGGAAGAATTTTTAGTGCGAATTGAAAGTCAATTGACGATACAACAGCTATCTAAACAATTAAAACAGCAGAATGCCCAACTGCAACGAGAGGTAGAATTTAGGAAGCAGACAGAACAAGCACTTCGGGAAAGCAAAGCGCGGTTGCAGAAATTGGCGGTGAATATTCCGGGAGTTCTTTATCAATTTGTCAAGAACTCTGAGGAAAATTTTAAATTTGAGTATATCAGTTATGCTTGTAGGGAAATTTACGAATTAGATAGTGAAAAAATTTTAAAAGATCCGGGAATTTGTTTCGACCAAAATTATTATGATGACAGAGAATGTCTGGAAAATAAAATTGCCGTTAGCGCTCGAACTTTAGAACCGTTTGCCTTTGAATGGCGAATTATTACGCCGTCTGGAAAAATGAAATGGTTGCAATCAAATTCTCGACCCGAAATGCGCGATAATGGCGATATAGTTTGGTATGGGGTACTTTTTGATATCAGCGATCGCAAGCAAGCAGAAATAGAAACGGCGGTGGCAAAAACTGCTTTAGAACGGCAAGCTCAGCGAGAATTGCTGATTGCCAAAATAACTCAACAAATTCGATCGAGCTTGCAGCCAGAACAAATATTTGAAATAGCCGCAACTCAAATCGGTCAGGCATTCTGCGCCAATCGCTGTTTGATTCATACTTACGTGACTAGCCCCCAAGTCGATATTCCTCTGGCGGCGGAGTATCTAGAACCCGAGTGCGAATCGATTCGCCACGTACCGATTCCGATTTGGGGGAATCCTCATGTGGTACAAATGATGATCCAAGATCGGGCGATCGCCTCGAACAATGTTTACTCGGAGCCTCTTTTACAAGCTGTTCAACCGATTTGCCACCGGGTTGGGTTAAAATCGATGCTGGCAATTCGTACTTCGTACCAAGGTAAGGCAAATGGCGCTATCTGCTTGCACCAGTGCGATCGCTACCGCGAATGGACGAAAGATGAAATCGACTTGTTGGAAGCTGTGGGGGCTCAAGTAGGAATCGCCATCGCTCAAGCTAAACTGATCGATCGAGAAAAAAAGCGACTTCAGCAGCTCGATCGCCAGAATAAACAGTTACAAGCAGAAATTCGCACCCGCATCCGCGCCGAGGAAGCTTTGCAAGAATCTGAAGCTGAATTGCGGGCGATTTTTGCCGCCATGACTGACATAGTTTTAGTGAGAAATGCAGACGGGCGCTGCATCAAAATCGCCCCGACAGCAGCGACGAATTTGGTGAAACCTCAAAGGGAAATGATTAACACAACCGCCCACGAAGTTTTGCCGGAACCTGTGGCAGATTTGCTATTAAATGCCATCCAACAAGTTCTCAAAACCAAGCAAAGCATCAATGTTGAATATAGCTATAGACTCGCAGAGCGCGAAGTTTGGCTAGATGCTAAAGTTTCTGTGCTTTCCGCTGAATCAGTGATTATCGTAGCGCGAGATATTAGCGATCGAAAACTGGCAGAATCTGCACTGCGAGAAAGCCAGCACTTCATTCAGGCGATCGCCGATTCTAATCCCAATCTCTTGTACGTTTACGATTTAATTGAACAGCGGAATGTCTACAGCAACCGCCAAATTGCGGTGATGCTCGGCTACACCGCCCAAGAAATACAAGATATGGGTACAGCAATGATGTCAACTCTGCTCAACCCCGACGATTGGCCACAATTTCAAGAAAGCGTCCAAAAAGTGGAGCGAGCCAAAGACGGCGATGTCATTCAATGTAAATACCGGATGAAACACAAAAACGGTGAATGGCGGTGGATGCAGAGTTGGGATACCGTATTTCTCAGAACACCTGACGGTAAACCCAAACAACTTCTGGGTACGGCTAACGATATCACAGACAGCAAATTAGCCCAAGAAAAATTGCTAGCATCGCAGCAAAGAATCTCATTTTTATTGCAGCAAACGCCGATCGCAGTGATCGAGTTAAACCTCAATTTAGAGATTATCACGTGGAATCCGGCGGCGGAAGCTATTTTCGGTTACAGCGAGCCTGAAGCGATCGGTGGAATCGCGCCCGATTTGATCGTACCTAAAAGCTACCGCTCCTCTGCATCGAAGATTTTCAATCAGGGCTTGAGGGACAAATCCAGCGGGATTTCCCAAAATTTGACCAAAGACGGCAGAATTATTATCTGCGAATGGTACAATACTCAGCTAATTGACGAAAACGGCAAAGCAATCGGTACGGCTTCCATGGCTGTAGATATTACCGAACGCAAGCAAGCAGAAACCGAGCTGCAAGAAAGTGCTTTGCGGCAAAGAGCGATCGCTCGCATCATTGAAAGAATGCGGCAAACTTTAGATATCCGAGACATTTTTCATGCTACAACCCTAGAATTGCGCCAAACCATGAAATGCGATCGAGTCGCCCTTTACCGTTTCAATCCTGACTGGAGCGGCGAATTTGTAGCAGAATCAGTTAACAGCAACTGGGTCTCTTTCATGCAAGAACAGCAAATAGAGTCTAACTTTACAGAAGACGCTTTAGAAGCAGAAAATTGCCTTGGAAAAAAATTTGATAACACCTCACAAGAAGTACGCGATACCTATTTGGAAGAAACCCAAGGCGGAGCTTACAGCCGAGGAAAAAATTACCTTTGCGTCCCAGACATTTACAAGCAAGGCTTTGATACTTGTTACATCCAACTATTAGAAAGATTTCAAGCCAAAGCATACATTACTGTGCCAATTTTTTGCGGTGAAACACTCTGGGGACTGCTAGCATCCTATCAAAATTCTGCCCCCCGCCAGTGGAGCGAAGCCGAAATCAACGTTGCAGTTCATGTCGGCACTCAGCTAGGAGTAGCATTGCAGCAAGCCGAATTGCTCACCCGCACTCAAAGGCAGTCAATGGAATTGCTTAAATCCAAAGAAAATGCCGAAGTTGCCAACCGTGCCAAAAGCCAATTTCTCGCTTCCATGAGCCACGAACTCCGCACGCCTCTCAACGCCATTCTCGGTTTTTCTCAAGTCATGGCTCGCAACAGTTCGATCACGGAAGAACAAAAAGAATACATAGAAATTATCAACCGCAGTGGCGAACACTTGCTGGAACTGATCAATGATGTTTTGTCAATGTCCAAAATAGAAGCCGGTCAAATTAGCATCCATGAAAGCCGCTTCAACCTCTACAACCTTCTCCACAGCCTCATAGAAATGCTGCAACTAAAAGCCAACTCAAAAGGCTTGTACTTAATCTTTGAAAACATCGGTGAGTTGCCGCAGTACATTGAAACAGACGAAGCTAAATTGAGGCAAGTTTTAATTAACCTGCTCGGCAACGCCATTAAATTTACCAAGCACGGAACTGTTACTTTGCGCGTCAGCAGCCAAGCAGAAAATAAGGCTGAATCACCAAATAAATCTCAATTACATTTTGAAATTGCCGACACGGGGCCAGGGATTTCTCCGTCGGAAATTCCCACATTATTCAAACCATTCGTACAAACAGAAACTGGCCGGAGATCCATGCAGGGAACTGGTCTCGGATTGCCTATTAGCCAACAGTTTGTCTGCATTATGGGAGGTGATATTGCTGTTGAAAGTGAACTCGGTAAAGGCACAACTTTCACCTTTAATATCCAGGTTAACTTAGTAACAGAAAGTGACGAACAAGAAAAATCGGCGCCCAAACAAGTTATTGCTTTAGAAGCCGGACAGCAAACTTATCGGATATTAATAGTTGAAGATGTAGCGGAAAATCGTCAACTGCTGCTTCAGATCCTCTCACCGCTGGGATTTGAAGTCCGCGAGGCAACTAACGGTGAAGAAGGAATTGCTTTGCAGTCAACTTGGAAGCCGCACCTGATCTTAATGGATATGCTGATGCCAGTGATGGACGGGTACGAAGCTACCAGACAGATCAAGCAAACTCCTGAAGGTAAAGAAACAATCATTCTCGCCCTGACTGCTAGTGCTTTTGAGGAGCAGCGACACATAATTTTGTCGGCAGGTTGTGATGATTTGATCTGTAAACCGTTTCGGGAAGAGGTACTATTTGAAAAGATAGCGCATCACCTGAACCTGCGCTATATTTATGAGGAAGAAAACTCATCTACTTCAGGTTCGGCACAGACAGTGCTTAAAAATTTGACCACCGAGGATTTGAGTGTAATGCCCACAGACTGGGTGGTGGATTTGTACCGAGCGGCACTTTGCGTTGACGACAACCGCATCCTCGGACTCATCGAGCAAATTCCCGAAACAGAGGCAAATCTCGCTAAGGTCTTAACAGATTTGGTGAATAATTTTCGGATAGATATCATTATTGATTTAACTCAATTATATTATGATGAACGACCATCAATTACCAGGGACTCCTAG